A stretch of DNA from Streptomyces xanthii:
CCCGCCCATGTTGGCGTTCAGCGTCTTCTCCTTCGAGGCGAAGGCGTCGAACAGGTCGAGGGCCGCCTGACGGTCGTTCCCCTCGTCGTCCCACTGCAGCAGAACGTGCAGCGGAACGGTGACCCTACGGGCCTCCTCGAAGATCACGGCGGGGACGAAACTGCCCGCGAACAGGCCGGCGGCCACGATGCGCGGGTCGGTCGCGGCCAGGCGGACGCCGATCGAGATCACGCCACCGGAATACGCCACCGGGCCGCCGATCCCGGGCAGTTCGAGCAGCGCGTCCATCGTGGCCCGCCATTCGGGAACCGCCTGGTCGACCAGGGGCAGGATCAGGTCGTCGACGATCTCGCCGCTCACCGGTTCACCGGCCTCCAGAGCGCGGCGCA
This window harbors:
- a CDS encoding dienelactone hydrolase family protein — its product is MHFTSEQRLDDGVVERRFTLGDIPGILWTPADVSAPVPLILLGNPPLGLDRMYPRLLGRARYSAAEGFATATIELPGSGDRPRLPVVDRARAGLRRALEAGEPVSGEIVDDLILPLVDQAVPEWRATMDALLELPGIGGPVAYSGGVISIGVRLAATDPRIVAAGLFAGSFVPAVIFEEARRVTVPLHVLLQWDDEGNDRQAALDLFDAFASKEKTLNANMGGHTGVPQSAGEDAARFFARHLKQAPAPEASPGS